Below is a genomic region from Henckelia pumila isolate YLH828 chromosome 3, ASM3356847v2, whole genome shotgun sequence.
AAATGCGGACTTGATATCGTACAATCAGCAATATTTGACGTCATGTTAACGCCGCTCAACACCATATCAGAGAAAATACTAAAATCggaggaaaataaaaaaaaatagcaaaGTTACGATGAAATTTGACTTCTTAAAGGACTAAAATCATATTGAAACcaatattgaaaataaaaatttcaaatttttctacttcgaaaaaataattttcaattttcCTAAATATTGAATTTGTGCACAAAATAGCATCCAAAGTAGTATTTTTCAGTTGGTTCTAATATTTTATGttgatcaaaattttcaaatattattaGATTTTCGTATATTGATAATCCATTGGGGTCCTTAATTTTTCTCGGCATTATCACCAATTAATATTGGTATCATACGTTATATTTGACCGGAAGCTTTTCATGCATTGACTGTATAGTGGTCagtgaataaaataattatgggTGTTGAGTGAGTGGATAAATCGATCAAATATATTCAAATCAAGCATATTcctgtaatatatatatatatatatatatatatatatatatatatatataaacaatataGATAATTATAGAAAAATATTAATGTTAGAACCTAATTATAAAAGTTAAAAAGCTTGTCATAATTAAACTCATTCGATACATTGATCTATATTAGTTTAAGCTAATTAATGAGAGAAAAGTTTGGAGTCAGTTTGAATATAGAAATGCTAGTAACAGccaataaacattttttttgggATCACTTGCGTCTTTTTTTGGATCACATTCAataaacttttaattttttttttggctaaAATAAACTTTTAATTGAACTAATTTGtacagaagaaaaaaaaatgtctaagTTGGTCTAGCCTGAtttcaatttttattatttaaattgtaaaattttagttttagttcgatatatatatatattttttttcaattttagttaattttaatgtaaaactgTTGATTTGACACCACATGATTTTCGTTGAAAAAGGTTGAAATGGCAAAAACAAGCGAACATATTAAACTAAAGTTaaaatttaactatttaaagGAATTGGCCAACATACATTACCAAAGGTGCAAATTTCCCCGGGGGCAAAaagattttaaattaaaaaattcctTAACTCGCTCTATAAACCCTAATATGTGCTAATTTCCAATTCTCTACACAACAAATAGAccttaattttcatttttatttttttgaaaaagggCCTTCATTGGGTGTATAATTAGTTTCTTTTTAAGGCCATAAAGATcatgttatatatttattaatctCACATATcgttatttgatttaatcccaAGAAAAAAAAGTTGTTACTACTTGATAATTGACATCATAATGTGACACACGAACGTGGATTGATTCAAGCACACGCACAATCAAAATAAAGCtgcacacaaacaaacaaattatgaactatctagctagctagctagcacaATGAATCTCCCTCGTGTTGCAAAAAAAGTGGCATTATAATTTGTAATCATACTTGGTTGATCGTGTGTTCGATTAATTTTTGTAATCGATTAATCTGCGGGTGAAGCCAAATTGAAGCCATAAGTTTCGGGCCATTAATTAGGTGCAGTTCCAGGCTAGTAATTGAGGGTGGTGGGGACATATTCTTTATACGTATAACTCCTTTAAACTCGAAACTTGCTATATTAATTTGTTTCCAATTCTTGGATTGAAAGTGCCTGCTAGTGCTATACATAATACACTGTTCATTAATTAAGCAAATTTCTTCATCTCGATAATTTTATATACaagaatataaaaaatatatatatgtatatcagTGTGCCGCATGTGTTATCGGGTACACCACATGGGATTCGACAATTCCCTGAGAAGCTTTATTTGGATTGATTTCGACAACTACACGACAATTTTAGTGTTATTTTCCTATGCTAAACATGCATTGATTTCCACTCCTTTTTAAAGTGTTtgtgtttatatatattgttaGAAACAGATATATACTTCAAATATTATTTGCATATATGCGTATGAAGATCAGTAAAAGAATAATTACATATAATGTTGTACTAGGCATTATAATGGGGCGCAAATTTGTGATAAAAGACATAATATGACATAGAAATAAAGACATTTGGTGGaaggaaaaaaatttaatctgGTCGCGGATCGTCGACCTATTTAGGGGAAAAAAATGTCTCGTGACTAGTAATTGCTCAATTCGTTGGTTTCTAATGTTCTAGTAATTTTCTATTATTTATTAGGTTAAATATCTAGAAACCATTTTGGCATGTGAGGAAAAAAAATGATTGAAACCAAATGTTTGTGAGCTGCATGACAGTTGCTAAGTACGCACATGAAAATATAATCCAATTAGctagttttatattattaagtcagcatatatatatatatatggtgagATCAATGTTATTAAGTCAGCATATGTGAGAATATAATATATGAAATGAATGTAAAATCAATTAcaaaaagaaattaataaataaatataatgtaCGTTACTGatccaaaaaacaaaaagacTAAGTTTTTGTTTTCGAAACTAGACAAAGTAGCTTGTCCCTTTGCGTTGTTACATCCTATATAAAAGATTTTCTCTCCTAACTTCTTCTGTTCCTCTACCTTCCCCCATAAATTTTTGGCTCAACAAATCAAAACCCTTTATTTTCAACTGAAAAGAAACAAAGGTAAAGCTCCCATTTTCATGTTTCCTTATCCCTCTTTTCTCACAATCACGAGTAAACCataaaaacaaacacaaaaaaaccCTAGCTATGTAGCAACTTTCTTCGTCTTTTTTCTACTAAAAAAAAGACTAATAAATATCTGCTTTTTTAATTTCTTGgttctttttgaatttttgtagaTCTACAAAGAACAGAACAAAGATGATTCAAGAGCTTCTCGGGGGAGGCAATGTTGGATTGATCGGCGGAGAAAGAACCAAAATTTCTAAACCTAATGGAGGATTTCTTGATGGCTCGGTTTCTCCATCGCCGTCCGGTACTCCGTCGCCCTCTTCTTCTGCTGCTGGAGCGGCCGCCAATGCGGCGGCGGCTTCCATGGAGAATCTGAGATGCCCGCGATGCGATTCTTCCAACACGAAATTTTGCTATTACAACAACTACAACCTCACTCAGCCACGCCATTTCTGCAAGACTTGCCGCCGCTACTGGACTAAAGGTGGGGCCTTGCGCAACGTTCCCATCGGAGGCGGATGCCGGAAGAACAAGAGCACCGCCATAGCAGCGGCGGTCGGGAAGTCTTCGGCTGCCGGAAAGTTGAAatctttctcaccggagatGGGGAAAGCAGCCTTTTTCAGTGGATTTGATCAGCAAGCTGATCATGCTTTCAGTACTCAAAGCCCTATCTTATGGGCCACCCCTCAAAACTCCCACATACTTTCTTTACTAAGAGCAAACCAAAACCCTAGCCCTAATCCACTCTCCAATCCTGGAAAAGAAGATCAAGGTGGTTTCTTTGGATCACACTTGGTGACAGATTGTTCCATTCCCAATGGCGGGTTTCACTCTCGGGCCTTGGGATTCGACACTCTAGGCCCGATCCAAGTTCCATCTATCGGCCACTCTAATTCTTTCCACAGACACAATATTCAGCTCCAAGAAGCTCAACCAAACCAACCCATTATCCTTGGTGAAGTTCAAAACAATGGGATTCAAGAACTTTATCAAAAGCTCAGATCTTCAACAAATTTTTACCCTGATAACGCACCGCCGCTGATTCTTGGAAGCATGGTTTCTTCGgcttcttcttcctcctccattTTCGAGTCGGCGCCCATCGCGGCCGGAGCTGAAATGGGCTTCTGCAATTCAACTATTTCTTGGCCGACTGATCTTCATCTACCCACTACAAATGGTGCATATCCTTAAGCGATCAAATCCCTTTTTTTTACCACTAATTATATACTGCACGGAACCGCTTAATTATATGCGCCCATGACTTAATCATCTTTTGATCATAAAGTTTATAAAGGGTAGTACTCCATATAAACTTTATTATCGAACGATAATTAACTAATGCGGTGAATTTCAAATATTCGTGTAGTGTATAATAATATATCATCATCGATATATATACTTCATTAATTTCACTTacgaagatat
It encodes:
- the LOC140892506 gene encoding uncharacterized protein, whose product is MIQELLGGGNVGLIGGERTKISKPNGGFLDGSVSPSPSGTPSPSSSAAGAAANAAAASMENLRCPRCDSSNTKFCYYNNYNLTQPRHFCKTCRRYWTKGGALRNVPIGGGCRKNKSTAIAAAVGKSSAAGKLKSFSPEMGKAAFFSGFDQQADHAFSTQSPILWATPQNSHILSLLRANQNPSPNPLSNPGKEDQGGFFGSHLVTDCSIPNGGFHSRALGFDTLGPIQVPSIGHSNSFHRHNIQLQEAQPNQPIILGEVQNNGIQELYQKLRSSTNFYPDNAPPLILGSMVSSASSSSSIFESAPIAAGAEMGFCNSTISWPTDLHLPTTNGAYP